A stretch of Paracoccus sp. N5 DNA encodes these proteins:
- the pqqC gene encoding pyrroloquinoline-quinone synthase PqqC, which translates to MKLADHRAQSRAEFHERLRRIGAERYHDRHPFHKRLHGGECSPDEVRAWVINRWQYQSRIPMKDAAFLSRLDDPQMRRIWRSRIEDHDGGVDEGGGIRRWLALARAVGLDPDYVAGGAGVMPATRFAVDAYVRFVRDMPLLDAVAASLTEMFAPKIHAERIEGLLKHYDFADETSLSYFRKRLTEAPKDVEFGLNYVLDHADTLEKQDAAAAALVFKTDVLWAQLDALWHGYVEGRIPPGAWRPGEGLLARPAQAAAS; encoded by the coding sequence ATGAAGCTCGCCGACCACCGCGCCCAGAGCCGGGCCGAATTCCACGAACGCCTGCGCCGCATCGGCGCCGAGCGTTATCACGACCGCCACCCGTTCCACAAACGCCTGCACGGCGGGGAATGCTCGCCCGACGAGGTGCGCGCCTGGGTCATCAACCGCTGGCAATACCAGTCGCGCATCCCGATGAAGGACGCGGCCTTCCTGTCGCGGCTGGACGACCCGCAGATGCGCCGCATCTGGCGCAGCCGCATCGAGGATCACGACGGCGGCGTCGATGAGGGCGGCGGCATCCGGCGCTGGCTGGCCCTGGCCCGTGCCGTCGGGCTGGACCCGGATTATGTCGCGGGCGGCGCCGGCGTCATGCCCGCGACGCGATTCGCCGTCGATGCCTATGTCCGCTTCGTGCGCGACATGCCCTTGCTCGACGCCGTGGCCGCCAGCCTGACCGAGATGTTCGCCCCCAAGATCCACGCCGAGCGCATCGAGGGCCTGCTGAAGCATTATGATTTCGCCGACGAGACCAGCCTGTCCTATTTCCGCAAGCGCCTGACCGAGGCGCCCAAGGACGTGGAGTTCGGGCTGAACTACGTGCTCGACCATGCCGATACGCTGGAGAAACAGGACGCGGCGGCGGCGGCGCTGGTCTTCAAGACCGACGTGCTCTGGGCGCAGCTCGACGCGCTGTGGCACGGCTATGTCGAGGGCCGCATCCCGCCCGGCGCCTGGCGCCCGGGCGAGGGGCTGCTGGCCCGGCCCGCGCAGGCGGCCGCCTCATGA
- the pqqB gene encoding pyrroloquinoline quinone biosynthesis protein PqqB, with product MRIVILGSGAGGGLPQWNCGCRNCDAARDGRIPAMSQSGIAISANGRDWALVNASPDLRQQLAGSVHLRPQRLRGSPIRSVLLTNGDIDHVAGLLTLREGQPFDLYATPALHAVLAANPMLSALDPQVVTRRDLALDQPFQLVPGLMATLFAVPGKVPLYLEGDEVDTGLMGEQTVGVELSADGRRVFYIPGCASVPGWLRERIAGADALLFDGTLWSDDEMLREGLGRKTGRRMGHVSVSGPEGSLDALRDVPLRARIYVHLNNSNPLVDPSSPERAAAEAAGWQVGRDGMEIVP from the coding sequence ATGCGTATCGTGATCCTTGGCAGCGGCGCAGGCGGCGGCCTGCCGCAATGGAATTGTGGCTGCCGCAATTGCGATGCCGCACGCGACGGCCGCATTCCGGCGATGAGCCAGAGCGGCATCGCCATCTCGGCCAATGGCCGCGACTGGGCGCTGGTCAATGCCTCGCCCGACCTGCGCCAGCAGCTTGCCGGCTCGGTCCACCTGCGGCCGCAGCGGCTGCGCGGCTCGCCCATCCGCTCGGTCTTGCTGACGAATGGCGACATCGACCATGTGGCCGGCCTTCTGACCCTGCGCGAGGGCCAGCCCTTCGACCTTTACGCCACGCCCGCCCTCCATGCGGTGCTGGCCGCCAACCCCATGCTCTCGGCGCTGGACCCGCAGGTGGTGACGCGCCGCGACCTGGCGCTGGACCAGCCGTTCCAGCTGGTGCCCGGGCTGATGGCGACGCTGTTCGCCGTGCCGGGCAAGGTGCCGCTCTACCTTGAAGGAGACGAGGTCGACACCGGCCTGATGGGCGAGCAGACCGTGGGGGTCGAGCTGTCCGCGGACGGCCGGCGGGTGTTCTATATCCCCGGCTGCGCCTCGGTGCCCGGCTGGCTGCGCGAGCGGATCGCGGGCGCGGATGCGCTGCTGTTCGACGGCACGCTGTGGAGCGACGACGAGATGCTGCGCGAGGGGCTGGGCCGCAAGACCGGCCGCCGCATGGGCCATGTCTCGGTCTCGGGGCCCGAGGGCAGCCTGGACGCGCTGCGCGACGTGCCGCTGCGCGCCCGCATCTATGTGCATCTGAACAATTCCAACCCGCTGGTCGATCCCTCCAGCCCCGAACGCGCCGCTGCCGAGGCGGCGGGCTGGCAGGTCGGCCGCGACGGCATGGAGATCGTGCCATGA
- the pqqA gene encoding pyrroloquinoline quinone precursor peptide PqqA has protein sequence MAWTKPALTEIACGMEINMYAPAEDEPVLF, from the coding sequence ATGGCCTGGACCAAACCCGCGCTGACGGAAATCGCCTGCGGCATGGAAATCAATATGTATGCCCCGGCCGAGGACGAGCCGGTTCTGTTCTGA
- a CDS encoding quinoprotein relay system zinc metallohydrolase 2 produces MFHLILSACLAAQPGVCEGRLLPAGDAPAREACEAGAAAIARDWLARHPDLAAGESGTRCVETAELPALSMQEIAAGVHLHQGAMDQLSPQNRGRIANSGFVVGDTVAVIDSGGSRAEGEALYAAIRQVTDLPVSHLILTHMHPDHILGAEVFAEAGATVTADARLPQAVALRAEAWMISVPRQIGAGNFAGTRIAAVDHPVTAPETISLGGRELRLVPVPPAHTDSDLTVLDQDSGTLFAGDLVFLGLTPSLDGSLAGWLGWLGQPPDPAPARIVPGHGPVTELWEDATAPERQYLTALRDAARQALSHGLALSAAIPAIVQEMRPFSEGWADFQAVTARNAATAFAELEWE; encoded by the coding sequence ATGTTTCACCTGATCCTCAGCGCCTGTCTCGCGGCCCAGCCGGGGGTATGCGAGGGCCGGCTTCTGCCGGCCGGCGACGCGCCCGCGCGCGAGGCCTGCGAAGCGGGCGCCGCGGCGATCGCGCGCGACTGGCTGGCGCGCCATCCCGACCTGGCCGCGGGCGAAAGCGGCACCCGCTGCGTCGAGACGGCCGAGCTGCCCGCCCTGTCCATGCAGGAAATCGCCGCCGGGGTGCATCTGCACCAGGGCGCCATGGACCAGCTTTCGCCGCAGAATCGCGGCCGAATCGCCAATTCCGGCTTCGTCGTCGGCGACACGGTGGCGGTCATCGACAGCGGCGGCAGCCGGGCCGAGGGCGAGGCGCTTTACGCCGCGATCCGCCAGGTCACCGACCTGCCCGTCAGCCACCTGATCCTGACCCACATGCACCCCGACCACATCCTGGGCGCCGAGGTCTTTGCCGAGGCCGGCGCCACCGTCACCGCCGACGCCCGCCTGCCGCAGGCGGTGGCGCTGCGGGCCGAGGCCTGGATGATCTCGGTCCCGCGCCAGATCGGGGCGGGAAATTTCGCCGGCACCCGCATCGCCGCCGTCGATCATCCGGTGACGGCCCCCGAGACGATCTCGCTGGGCGGGCGCGAATTGCGGCTGGTGCCGGTGCCGCCCGCCCATACCGACAGCGACCTGACCGTGCTGGACCAGGACAGCGGCACGCTGTTCGCGGGCGACCTGGTGTTCCTGGGGCTGACGCCCTCGCTCGACGGCTCGCTGGCGGGCTGGCTGGGCTGGCTGGGCCAGCCGCCCGATCCGGCCCCCGCGCGCATCGTGCCCGGCCATGGTCCCGTGACCGAACTGTGGGAAGACGCCACCGCGCCCGAGCGGCAATACCTGACCGCGCTGCGCGACGCCGCGCGGCAGGCCCTGTCGCACGGGCTGGCGCTGTCCGCCGCGATTCCCGCCATCGTGCAGGAGATGCGGCCGTTCTCGGAAGGCTGGGCCGATTTCCAGGCCGTCACCGCGCGCAATGCCGCCACGGCCTTCGCCGAGCTGGAATGGGAATAG